A window of the Oscillospiraceae bacterium NTUH-002-81 genome harbors these coding sequences:
- a CDS encoding DAK2 domain-containing protein, which produces MAINTINAEMVAKMFLGGAKNLEAKKEWINELNVFPVPDGDTGTNMTLTIMSAAREVGGMEQIEMGELAKAISSGSLRGARGNSGVILSQLLRGFTKGIKEYKELDAVLIANAMEKGVETAYKAVMKPKEGTILTVARGAADKACELAESADDLEMFFRAIIEYADEVLSRTPDMLPVLKEAGVVDSGGQGLVQVLKGAFDAFMGKEIDYTIEAGPAATVTKPGAQAEADIKFGYCTEFIVMLNKGYNEEKEHEFKSYLESIGDSIVVVSDDDIVKVHVHTNDPGLAIQKALTYGALSRMKIDNMREEHQEKLIKDAAKLAEQQKQEAEAAKAPKKECGFISVSIGAGIGEIFKGLGVDYLIEGGQTMNPSTEDMLNAIEKVNAQNIFIFPNNKNIILAANQAQSLTKDKNVFVIPTKTVPQGIAALINFVPDRPVEENASAMMEGIENVKTGQVTYAVRDTHIDDKDIHEGDIMGIGDKTILSVGRDIAQTTKDMIAQMVDEDSELISVYYGEDMKEEDANALASWLEKEYPDCDIEVHFGGQPIYYYVVSVE; this is translated from the coding sequence GTGGCTATCAATACAATTAACGCCGAAATGGTCGCAAAGATGTTTCTGGGCGGAGCGAAGAACTTAGAGGCGAAGAAGGAATGGATCAATGAGCTGAATGTATTCCCGGTTCCCGATGGAGATACCGGAACGAACATGACGCTCACCATCATGTCCGCAGCCCGGGAAGTCGGCGGCATGGAACAGATCGAGATGGGAGAGCTTGCCAAGGCCATTTCCAGCGGATCCTTGCGTGGTGCGCGGGGCAATTCCGGTGTCATTCTCTCTCAGCTGCTTCGTGGATTTACGAAGGGGATTAAGGAATATAAGGAGCTGGATGCGGTGCTCATCGCCAATGCCATGGAGAAGGGTGTGGAGACCGCATATAAGGCCGTGATGAAGCCGAAGGAGGGAACGATCCTGACCGTTGCCAGAGGCGCCGCAGACAAGGCATGCGAGCTGGCAGAGAGCGCAGATGATCTGGAGATGTTCTTCCGCGCCATCATCGAGTATGCGGATGAAGTGCTGTCCAGAACCCCGGACATGCTGCCGGTGCTGAAGGAAGCAGGCGTGGTGGATTCCGGCGGACAGGGTCTTGTGCAGGTACTGAAAGGCGCATTTGATGCGTTCATGGGCAAGGAGATCGACTACACCATCGAGGCAGGCCCGGCAGCGACCGTGACCAAGCCCGGTGCCCAGGCAGAGGCGGACATCAAGTTCGGCTACTGCACCGAGTTCATCGTTATGCTGAACAAGGGATATAACGAAGAGAAGGAACATGAGTTCAAGAGCTATCTGGAGTCCATCGGGGATTCCATCGTGGTCGTGTCCGATGACGATATCGTGAAGGTGCACGTACATACGAACGATCCGGGTCTGGCGATCCAGAAGGCTCTGACGTATGGCGCACTTTCCAGAATGAAGATCGACAATATGCGTGAGGAACACCAGGAGAAGCTGATCAAGGACGCAGCCAAGCTGGCCGAGCAGCAGAAGCAGGAAGCCGAGGCAGCGAAAGCACCCAAGAAAGAGTGCGGTTTTATCTCCGTATCCATCGGTGCCGGTATCGGTGAGATCTTCAAAGGACTGGGGGTAGACTACCTTATTGAGGGCGGCCAGACCATGAACCCCAGCACCGAGGACATGCTCAACGCCATCGAGAAGGTAAATGCGCAGAATATTTTCATTTTCCCGAATAATAAGAACATCATTCTGGCAGCCAATCAGGCCCAGTCCCTGACCAAGGACAAGAATGTGTTCGTCATTCCCACCAAGACCGTGCCCCAGGGTATTGCGGCGCTGATCAATTTTGTTCCGGACCGTCCGGTGGAGGAGAATGCTTCTGCCATGATGGAGGGCATTGAGAACGTGAAGACCGGTCAGGTGACCTACGCTGTGCGGGATACCCACATTGATGACAAGGATATCCATGAGGGCGACATTATGGGCATCGGCGACAAGACGATCCTGTCTGTGGGCCGTGATATTGCCCAGACCACCAAGGACATGATCGCCCAGATGGTGGACGAGGACTCAGAGCTGATTAGCGTTTACTACGGCGAGGACATGAAGGAAGAGGATGCGAATGCGCTGGCATCCTGGCTGGAGAAAGAATATCCCGACTGTGATATCGAGGTACATTTCGGCGGACAGCCTATCTACTACTATGTAGTCAGCGTAGAGTAA
- a CDS encoding Asp23/Gls24 family envelope stress response protein produces the protein MKGHMNTQMGEVLIDTDVIAKYAGSVAVECFGIVGMASVNMKDGLVKLLKKDSLTHGISVELNDNRITLDFHVIVVYGVNISSVADNLISTVKYQVEEFTGMEIEKINIYVEGVRVID, from the coding sequence ATGAAGGGACATATGAATACGCAGATGGGTGAAGTTTTAATAGATACCGATGTTATCGCCAAGTATGCCGGTTCTGTTGCCGTTGAGTGCTTTGGTATCGTCGGGATGGCGTCTGTCAATATGAAAGACGGATTGGTAAAGCTTCTGAAGAAGGACAGCCTGACCCACGGCATCAGCGTAGAGCTCAATGACAACCGGATCACGCTGGATTTTCATGTGATTGTTGTGTACGGTGTGAACATTTCTTCCGTTGCGGACAATCTGATCAGTACCGTCAAGTATCAGGTAGAGGAATTTACCGGTATGGAGATCGAGAAGATCAATATTTATGTAGAGGGCGTTCGCGTCATTGATTAG
- the rpmB gene encoding 50S ribosomal protein L28 has translation MAKCAICEKGAHFGHAVSHSNRKTNKMWKSNVKSVRVKVNGAAQRMYVCTSCLKSGKVERA, from the coding sequence ATGGCAAAATGCGCTATCTGTGAGAAAGGTGCCCACTTCGGACATGCAGTGAGCCATTCTAATAGAAAAACTAACAAGATGTGGAAATCCAACGTAAAGTCTGTAAGAGTGAAAGTGAACGGAGCAGCTCAGAGAATGTACGTATGTACTTCCTGCCTGAAGTCCGGCAAAGTAGAGAGAGCTTAA
- a CDS encoding Rpn family recombination-promoting nuclease/putative transposase, giving the protein MQRRKLEELNLLDDFLFHAMLAYPDTGEAFIRKLLETLFDRKFPHLKIRAQESFAGVNTDLRGARLDVYIEEDGSVQINGDEIPTVYDVEPDHNHKNAEIKAFPKRARFYHAMIDRRSLKAGEHFGKMKKVYVIFICDYDPFGYDRVLYTIKNRCLEEPTMPYEDDAETWVLYTRGKKGNISESLRQLLSYMENTNQNNAINEDLRDIQQMVDQVKRDGEVSLRYMKWFEHDQMMYEEGREQGRKDAQESAERERKIAEQERKNAERERQIAEQEKKKSESCGTAC; this is encoded by the coding sequence ATGCAGAGAAGAAAACTGGAAGAATTGAACCTGTTGGATGATTTCCTGTTTCATGCCATGCTGGCGTATCCGGATACGGGGGAAGCGTTTATCCGCAAACTGCTGGAAACATTGTTTGATCGGAAATTTCCGCACCTGAAAATCCGTGCGCAGGAGTCGTTTGCGGGAGTGAATACGGATCTTCGTGGCGCAAGGCTGGATGTCTATATCGAGGAAGACGGAAGCGTGCAGATCAATGGAGACGAAATCCCCACTGTCTACGATGTGGAACCGGACCATAACCATAAGAACGCGGAGATCAAAGCATTTCCGAAGCGAGCCAGGTTTTATCATGCGATGATCGACAGAAGAAGCCTGAAAGCCGGAGAGCATTTTGGCAAAATGAAAAAGGTGTACGTGATCTTTATCTGCGATTATGATCCTTTCGGCTATGATCGGGTGTTATACACGATAAAGAACAGATGCCTGGAAGAGCCGACAATGCCGTATGAGGATGATGCGGAAACCTGGGTGCTGTATACCCGGGGCAAAAAAGGAAACATCTCGGAAAGTTTGCGTCAGCTGCTCAGCTATATGGAGAACACGAACCAGAACAATGCGATCAATGAAGATCTGAGAGACATCCAGCAGATGGTAGATCAGGTCAAACGGGACGGGGAGGTTTCATTACGATATATGAAATGGTTTGAGCATGATCAGATGATGTATGAGGAAGGCCGTGAACAGGGGCGCAAAGACGCGCAGGAAAGTGCGGAACGAGAACGGAAAATTGCAGAGCAGGAACGAAAAAATGCAGAGCGAGAGCGGCAAATTGCGGAGCAAGAGAAGAAAAAGAGCGAAAGTTGCGGAACAGCTTGCTGA
- a CDS encoding HI0074 family nucleotidyltransferase substrate-binding subunit, with protein MDAKFNKRFQSFCNSLDALAEARQRDLADSFVLSGTGAKFSITFDLAWKVMKDILVQYYAITGFVTGSPREVLREAYKANLISDDAWMDMLKVRNALIHDYDCEIVKTHCTVIVEKYIDLFYDFEYVVKQLDI; from the coding sequence ATGGACGCAAAATTTAACAAACGTTTTCAATCTTTTTGCAATTCTCTCGATGCATTGGCGGAGGCAAGGCAGCGTGACCTTGCGGATTCCTTTGTATTGAGCGGAACCGGTGCAAAATTCAGTATCACTTTTGATCTTGCCTGGAAAGTGATGAAAGACATTCTGGTACAATATTATGCTATCACCGGTTTTGTAACCGGTTCTCCGAGAGAAGTACTTCGGGAAGCGTATAAGGCAAATCTGATCTCTGATGATGCATGGATGGATATGTTGAAAGTGCGCAATGCGCTCATACATGATTATGACTGTGAAATCGTGAAAACACATTGTACGGTGATTGTAGAGAAATATATTGATTTATTTTATGATTTTGAATATGTGGTAAAACAGCTGGACATATGA
- a CDS encoding nucleotidyltransferase domain-containing protein encodes MKADEVIRETARLCRNFGAKEVILYGSRAKGTARERSDIDVAVAGVNNFDELREQVEELPTLYSVDLVNMDTCRNQLLLEDIRKYGRKI; translated from the coding sequence ATGAAAGCTGATGAGGTTATCCGGGAAACTGCAAGGCTTTGCAGAAATTTTGGCGCAAAAGAAGTGATTTTATATGGTTCCAGAGCCAAAGGTACGGCGCGGGAACGCAGTGACATTGATGTGGCAGTGGCAGGGGTAAATAATTTTGACGAGCTTCGTGAACAGGTAGAAGAATTGCCGACGCTCTACAGTGTCGATCTGGTGAATATGGATACGTGCAGAAATCAACTGTTATTGGAGGATATCAGAAAATATGGACGCAAAATTTAA
- a CDS encoding lysozyme inhibitor LprI family protein — protein sequence MKKGIYLSLLMAGMLLMGCQRTTSGTEDTNTASNGGTHTETDADVDADMETEAQGKNTDEETPDGASDETAVKTDFSYADLSETEFLFASGAGAWGTTLTIDADGSFQGLYTDSDNDTGEGYPNGTMYYCKFSGQLGSLTKVDDLTYTADLLTISYADPVGEEAYEDGIRYIYSEAYGLDQAGTLTFYLPGTRREKLSEDCLSWVSQAMVDENCNPVHELDFVCLYNPAEEEAFYSYNQVDQWLNHLTSCEETEQYYLDELQNLETQGDMTENARNRFRLWDNTLNEEWKILMTLLPEEEKESLRAEERTWISRKEQAVEEAGAEAAGGSLQPMLEYDEAAELTKERVYELKEMLNNGR from the coding sequence ATGAAAAAGGGAATCTATTTGTCACTGCTCATGGCAGGCATGCTGCTGATGGGCTGCCAGCGTACCACTTCAGGCACGGAGGATACGAATACTGCCAGCAATGGCGGCACCCATACAGAAACAGACGCAGATGTGGACGCGGACATGGAAACAGAAGCACAGGGCAAAAATACAGACGAAGAAACACCGGATGGAGCCTCCGATGAAACTGCTGTGAAGACAGATTTTTCTTATGCGGATCTGTCGGAAACGGAGTTTCTTTTCGCCAGCGGCGCCGGCGCTTGGGGTACCACGCTGACCATTGATGCAGACGGATCTTTCCAGGGGCTTTATACAGATTCTGATAATGATACCGGAGAGGGATATCCCAACGGCACTATGTATTACTGTAAATTCAGCGGGCAGCTTGGGTCACTCACCAAAGTAGATGATCTCACGTACACGGCAGATCTGTTGACGATTTCCTATGCAGATCCAGTGGGGGAAGAAGCTTATGAGGATGGTATCCGTTATATTTATTCAGAGGCCTACGGGCTGGATCAGGCGGGCACGCTTACCTTTTATCTGCCGGGAACCAGGCGCGAAAAACTGTCTGAAGATTGTCTCAGCTGGGTTTCTCAAGCAATGGTGGATGAAAACTGTAATCCGGTGCATGAGCTTGATTTTGTATGTCTCTACAATCCGGCGGAAGAAGAGGCTTTCTATAGCTACAACCAGGTGGACCAATGGCTGAACCATCTTACTTCCTGTGAGGAGACAGAGCAATACTATCTGGATGAATTGCAGAACCTTGAGACCCAGGGCGACATGACAGAAAATGCCCGGAATCGGTTTCGGCTGTGGGATAATACCCTGAATGAGGAATGGAAGATTCTCATGACCCTTCTTCCGGAAGAAGAAAAAGAATCTTTAAGAGCCGAAGAGCGGACGTGGATCAGCCGCAAGGAACAGGCTGTGGAAGAAGCTGGAGCAGAAGCGGCAGGTGGTTCTCTGCAGCCTATGCTGGAATATGATGAGGCCGCTGAACTTACGAAAGAAAGAGTATACGAGCTGAAAGAAATGCTCAATAATGGAAGATAG
- a CDS encoding GerW family sporulation protein yields MSADNNFKTSLESLFRGMDGFLTSKTVVGDAITVGDTIILPLVDVTFGVGAGTSSADKKNNSGGGMGGKITPSAILVIKDGHTKLVNIKNQDSVTKILDMVPDFVDRFAAGKKDMMSDEEVLKAAQAGTEEKSEE; encoded by the coding sequence ATGTCGGCAGACAACAATTTTAAGACCTCACTGGAATCCTTATTCCGGGGAATGGATGGCTTTCTGACATCCAAGACAGTGGTGGGAGATGCGATTACGGTGGGAGACACGATCATTTTACCGCTGGTTGACGTGACCTTCGGTGTGGGTGCCGGCACTTCCAGTGCAGATAAGAAGAACAACAGCGGCGGCGGTATGGGCGGTAAGATCACCCCCAGCGCCATCCTCGTCATCAAGGACGGGCACACCAAGCTGGTGAACATCAAGAATCAGGATTCCGTGACCAAGATCCTGGACATGGTGCCGGATTTCGTTGACCGGTTCGCTGCCGGCAAGAAAGACATGATGTCCGATGAGGAAGTGTTGAAAGCCGCACAGGCCGGAACCGAAGAAAAGAGCGAAGAATAA
- a CDS encoding DUF2953 domain-containing protein, producing MLHILLLILKWIALILGGIIGLLLLLLLLVLFVPLRYRMRLVSGEEGITGRIQADWLLRAFGITADYRDGKPRVRLKLFWLPLITLYPSKDKGAKRQGRKKQGTRDGSGNVTKEDNWQADKEKIGTADGKRIAAQEDVTQGLTSEQAERARLETELERELLEEQGQRMDLLPEELQTASSGDRDAHESLGMEHQARLHEKRPAGADYGNGEQENKEFFRLIKKLVLTIWHLVWLLIRLPFVVARKIRGFFQKLGYTIRRIYVKICHKRARVRELMEFLRQEETQAALDKCKRQLFRMVCHAAPRKLRGQFTAGTGDPALTGQLYGLYCMACPVHRFRVQIQPDFDNAVFQGKVSLRGRIRLAAMFFYGLQIITDANVRGLIRRVRNR from the coding sequence ATGCTGCACATTTTATTGCTCATATTGAAATGGATCGCCCTGATCCTGGGCGGGATTATCGGCCTTCTGCTGCTGCTCCTTCTGCTGGTGCTATTTGTTCCCCTGCGCTACCGGATGCGGCTGGTTTCCGGGGAGGAAGGCATCACAGGGCGCATCCAGGCGGACTGGCTGCTGCGGGCCTTTGGCATTACCGCCGATTACCGGGACGGAAAACCGCGGGTGCGTTTAAAGCTGTTCTGGCTGCCGCTGATCACCCTGTATCCGTCGAAGGACAAGGGTGCAAAGCGTCAGGGACGAAAAAAACAGGGAACCCGTGACGGAAGCGGGAATGTCACGAAGGAGGACAACTGGCAGGCGGATAAAGAGAAAATCGGCACTGCTGACGGAAAGCGTATCGCGGCACAGGAAGATGTCACGCAGGGGCTGACGTCGGAGCAGGCGGAACGGGCAAGACTGGAAACCGAGTTGGAACGGGAACTGCTGGAAGAACAGGGACAGCGCATGGATCTGCTGCCGGAAGAGCTGCAGACGGCATCGTCGGGAGACCGGGATGCGCACGAATCGTTGGGGATGGAGCATCAGGCGCGATTGCATGAGAAACGGCCTGCAGGGGCAGACTACGGTAATGGAGAGCAGGAAAACAAAGAATTTTTCCGTCTGATAAAAAAACTTGTCCTGACGATCTGGCATCTGGTTTGGCTGCTGATCCGGCTGCCCTTTGTGGTTGCGCGGAAGATCAGGGGCTTCTTTCAGAAACTTGGATATACAATTCGAAGAATTTATGTTAAAATATGCCATAAGAGAGCGCGTGTCCGGGAATTGATGGAATTTCTCCGGCAGGAGGAGACCCAGGCAGCCCTGGACAAATGCAAACGGCAGCTGTTCAGGATGGTGTGTCATGCGGCTCCGCGAAAACTCCGGGGGCAGTTTACCGCAGGTACTGGCGATCCGGCACTGACCGGACAGCTTTACGGCCTGTACTGCATGGCATGCCCGGTGCACCGGTTCCGGGTGCAGATCCAGCCGGATTTTGACAATGCCGTTTTTCAGGGAAAGGTTTCTCTGCGGGGAAGGATCCGTCTGGCAGCCATGTTTTTCTATGGTCTGCAGATCATCACAGATGCCAATGTACGCGGCCTGATCCGAAGAGTCAGAAACCGCTGA
- a CDS encoding phosphate--AMP phosphotransferase — MLENMKLDQKLDKEEYKKRKDALSMRLGELQRACKDAGIPVMFVFEGFGASGKGTQINELIYGLDPRGFQVYAPGKPTEEEALRPYLWRFWTKTPQRGRIAVFDHSWYERVLTDRFDGLTKEEELPHAYEEINAFERQLSEDGTVIVKFFLAITKEEQKKRFEKLLDNSQTAWRVTKGDQKRNREYRKFLRMNEEMLEKTDTDYAPWFLVEANDRRFAAIKILTEAVRRLEEALEAKKAAQEEKEAESADDKHRVTADAAEDAGAESVKKEHTDQAPSCETSLRSSRLASVDLTKTMDKKEYQEQLKDLQHRLALLHSELYRTRIPVILAFEGWDAAGKGGAIKRLTQAMDPRGYEVHPTASPNDIEKAHHYLWRFWKNLPKGGHVAIFDRTWYGRVMVERIEGFCSEQEWKRAYKEINDSEATWVNAGAIVLKFWLQIDKDEQERRFNERMNTPEKRWKITDEDWRNRAKWDAYEKAVDEMLIRTSTTYAPWTIVEADSKYYARIKVLRTVVEALEARMNR, encoded by the coding sequence ATGCTGGAAAATATGAAACTGGATCAGAAGCTGGACAAAGAGGAATATAAGAAAAGGAAAGACGCCTTAAGTATGCGGCTGGGTGAACTGCAGCGGGCGTGCAAGGATGCGGGCATCCCGGTGATGTTCGTGTTTGAGGGCTTCGGCGCTTCGGGAAAGGGCACTCAGATCAATGAGCTGATCTACGGGCTGGATCCCCGGGGCTTTCAGGTATATGCGCCGGGAAAACCGACGGAGGAAGAGGCTCTTCGCCCATATCTGTGGCGGTTCTGGACAAAGACGCCGCAGCGGGGGCGGATCGCGGTTTTTGATCACAGCTGGTATGAGCGGGTGCTGACAGATCGTTTTGACGGACTGACGAAAGAGGAAGAGCTTCCCCACGCCTACGAGGAGATCAACGCCTTTGAGCGGCAGCTCAGCGAGGATGGCACAGTGATCGTCAAATTTTTCCTGGCCATCACGAAGGAAGAGCAGAAGAAGCGGTTTGAAAAACTGCTGGACAATTCCCAGACCGCCTGGCGGGTGACGAAGGGGGATCAGAAGCGCAACAGGGAATACCGGAAGTTCCTGCGGATGAATGAGGAAATGCTGGAAAAGACCGACACGGACTATGCACCCTGGTTCCTTGTGGAGGCCAATGACCGTCGGTTTGCGGCGATCAAGATCCTGACAGAGGCTGTCCGGCGGCTGGAAGAGGCGTTGGAGGCGAAGAAAGCAGCGCAGGAAGAGAAAGAGGCGGAAAGCGCGGATGATAAGCACCGGGTGACTGCGGACGCAGCAGAGGATGCCGGAGCAGAATCCGTGAAAAAAGAGCACACCGATCAGGCACCTTCCTGTGAGACTTCCCTGCGGTCTTCCCGTCTGGCATCTGTGGATCTGACGAAAACCATGGATAAAAAAGAGTACCAGGAGCAGTTAAAAGACCTGCAGCACCGGCTGGCGCTTCTGCACAGCGAGCTTTACCGGACGAGGATCCCGGTGATCCTGGCCTTCGAGGGCTGGGATGCGGCCGGAAAAGGCGGCGCCATCAAGCGCCTGACCCAGGCCATGGATCCCAGAGGCTACGAGGTGCATCCGACGGCGTCCCCCAACGATATCGAGAAGGCTCACCATTATCTGTGGCGCTTCTGGAAAAATCTGCCCAAGGGCGGCCATGTGGCGATCTTTGACCGTACCTGGTATGGCCGTGTCATGGTGGAACGGATCGAGGGCTTCTGCAGCGAGCAGGAGTGGAAGCGGGCTTACAAAGAGATCAATGACAGTGAGGCCACCTGGGTGAATGCCGGTGCCATCGTGCTGAAATTCTGGCTGCAGATCGACAAGGATGAGCAGGAGCGGCGGTTTAACGAGCGCATGAACACACCGGAGAAGCGCTGGAAGATCACGGATGAGGACTGGCGGAACCGCGCCAAGTGGGATGCTTATGAGAAAGCGGTGGATGAGATGCTGATCCGTACCTCCACCACCTATGCACCATGGACCATTGTGGAAGCAGATTCCAAATATTATGCGCGGATCAAAGTGCTGAGGACCGTAGTGGAAGCGCTGGAAGCGCGAATGAACAGATAA